Proteins from a single region of Drosophila biarmipes strain raj3 chromosome 3R, RU_DBia_V1.1, whole genome shotgun sequence:
- the LOC108031300 gene encoding uncharacterized protein LOC108031300 codes for MVNYLGNGLVTCGLFLSFPVRMLLYAVFIYLANVTAMLQLIQELLIIMLQLQLVVIRYMYHPRTFVGTPFREHLLDILQFLMNAWSLLLHLLAQSLSLPCHVLGRLSRVFRFCARTHTWVTMLQHN; via the coding sequence ATGGTCAACTATCTGGGCAATGGACTGGTGACCTGTGGACTATTCCTGAGCTTCCCTGTGAGAATGTTGCTGTATGCGGTCTTCATCTACCTGGCCAATGTGACGGCCATGTTGCAGTTGATCCAGGAACTTTTGATCATCATgctccagctgcagctggTGGTGATCAGATACATGTACCACCCCCGGACCTTTGTGGGGACACCTTTTCGAGAGCACCTCCTGGACATCCTACAGTTCCTGATGAACGCGTGGAGCCTGCTGCTGCACTTGCTCGCCCAATCCCTGAGCCTGCCGTGCCACGTTCTGGGACGACTCAGCCGGGTTTTCCGCTTCTGCGCCCGTACTCACACCTGGGTGACCATGCTGCAGCACAACTGA